The proteins below are encoded in one region of Oncorhynchus keta strain PuntledgeMale-10-30-2019 unplaced genomic scaffold, Oket_V2 Un_contig_14620_pilon_pilon, whole genome shotgun sequence:
- the LOC127918615 gene encoding caspase recruitment domain-containing protein 8-like has product MEGEGEVLYRTVPWDRRLLSQRGKRPAGPLFMFRCLKGSVSQLHLPHCQIYNSGGCEFLSVAHVTDDDIIEFLPPLETTDTHVIINISGFSAYGEVKDEDSPTVPIRALVLLFYKPPDVPKKRSILNVLLLPRNVVIREVQEEWKRRNGDKYIYIETNPCYQLTPNKEYKLFTDLTDEYLIQPKDAEFVDFESYENYFPTFQLFIQTVVEQVTLFLKDNGGEESVWERLVWLPASPTDVSSTVSAVSPAAFIRRHRMALETRLGLLQSLFRGLQDCGVLNDEEREEVDRKSTKTLQNQALLNMVVRKGSRAQEHLYQVLKEVDPCLVEDLEEQTV; this is encoded by the exons atggagggagagggagaggtgctCTATAGGACAGTCCCCTGGGACAGGAGGCTTCTATCTCAGAGAGGAAAGAGACCTGCAGGACCTCTGTTCATGTTTAGATGCCTTAAGGGGTCTGTCAGTCAACTACACCTCCCACACTGTCAGATCTACAATA GTGGTGGATGTGAGTTCCTATCTGTAGCCCATGTGACTGATGATGACATCATTGAGTTTCTCCCTCCTCttgagacaacagacacacatgtcATTATAAACATCAGTGGATTCTCTGCTTATGGTGAAGTCAAGGATGAAGACTCTCCCACCGTTCCTATAAGAGCACTTGTCTTGTTGTTCTACAAGCCCCCAGATGTTCCTAAAAAGAGGTCCATCCTGAATGTGTTGTTGCTTCCCAGAAATGTTGTGATCAGGGAG GTGCAGGAGGAGTGGAAAAGAAGGAATGGAGACAAATACATCTACATTGAAACAAATCCTTGCTACCAACTAACTCCCAATAAAGAATACAAGCTCTTCACAGATCTTACAGATGAATATCTAATTCAACCAAAG GATGCAGAATTTGTGGATTTTGAATCCTATGAAAACTACTTCCCAACATTTCAGTTGTTCATACAAACTGTTGTTGAGCAAGTTACTCTTTTTCTGAAAGACAATGGTGGTGAAGAATCTGTCTGGGAAAGACTTGTCTGGCTTCCAG CCTCACCAACAGATGTCTCCTCTACAG TTTCAGCTGTTTCCCCTGCAGCCTTCATCAGAAGACACAGGATGGCTCTAGAGACTCGCCTGGGACTCTTACAGTCCTTATTCCGCGGTCTCCAGGATTGTGGGGTTCTGAATgacgaggagagggaggaggtggacagAAAATCTACCAAGACCCTACAGAACCAAGCCCTGCTGAACATGGTGGTAAGGAAGGGGTCTCGCGCCCAGGAACACTTGTACCAGGTCCTGAAGGAAGTAGATCCCTGCCTGGTCGAAGACCTGGAAGAGCAGACAGTCTGA
- the LOC127918613 gene encoding uncharacterized protein LOC127918613 isoform X3 encodes MDPSKEVAASEKERTPAGEESEELSSELPSTSSGMLTLSGEKRRGLDTVISRLEVELKVLKQAEFNIYKQSATLPSTSSRRLTLSVEEHDLETKISMLEKKLGFMKKTLDIPALLLTGLEELTEEQLKTFQSYLTSGRMLGFPLIPESQLENTDRQDTVDQMVKRYDPEGAVRNTIWILREMDRHDVAEKLERDHTRATTWWRDSSDSDKWRRRKEGAVMRRRSMLDVPALLLTGLEELTEEQLKTFQFYLCHAQVSFTSGRMLGFPPIPERQLENTDRQVTVDQMVKRYDPEGAVRNTLRILRGMKRVDLAEKLQRDHIRAVSTTETKWWSDSSDTDSDEEREKKHVYLSGRSRALDREAAGSKDTGITKDKYELVTKPAEKKREALLLATLEELSTDELKIFQQELTPSKQLPPYLTGFPPIPKTQLVNNDRQVIVDQMLKRYSPEGVVEITLRILRRMNREDIPHSRENHKGRDGHFNHLREPTGDGEQSQRRGICEHPGEHTGEDPGEHPEDHPGDHPGDHPGEHPGEHTGEHPGEHPGEHPEDHPGEHTGEHPGDHPGEHPGEHPGEHPGEDPGEHPGEHPED; translated from the exons gaggtaGCTGCCTCTGAGAAGGAAAGGACACCAGCaggggaggagagtgaagagCTGTCCAGCGAACTCCCCAGCACCTCTTCTGGAAT GTTGACCCTGTCTGGAGAGAAGCGTCGTGGTCTGGATACTGTGATCTCTAGGCTGGAGGTGGAACTGAAGGTGCTGAAG caagcAGAGTTCAACATCTATAAGCAGTCTGCCACTCTCCCCAGCACCTCTTCTAGAAG GTTGACCCTGTCTGTGGAGGAGCATGATCTGGAGACTAAAATCTCTATGCTGGAGAAGAAGCTGGGGTTCATGAAG AAAACATTGGATATTCCAGCTCTGCTGCTGACCGGTCTGGAGGAGCTCACTGAAGAACAGCTGAAGACATTTCAGTCTTACCTGACTAGTGGCAGGATGTTAGGCTTTCCTCTCATCCCAGAGAGCCAGCTGGAGaacactgacagacaggacacagtGGATCAGATGGTGAAGAGATACGACCCTGAGGGAGCTGTGAGGAACACAATCTGGATCCTGAGGGAGATGGACCGACATGATGTAGCAGAGAAGTTAGAGAGAGATCACACTAGAG CAACAACATGGTGGAGAGACTCATCAGACAGTGATAAatggagaaggaggaaggagggtgCAGTAATGAGG AGACGCTCCATGTTGGATGTTCCAGCTCTGCTGCTGACCGGTCTGGAGGAGCTCACTGAAGAACAGctgaagacatttcagttttacctgtgtcatgcacaagtgTCATTCACTAGTGGCAGGATGTTAGGCTTTCCTCCCATCCCAGAGAGACAGCTGGAGAACACTGACAGACAGGTCACAGTGGATCAGATGGTGAAGAGATACGACCCTGAGGGAGCTGTGAGGAACACACTGAGGATCCTGAGGGGGATGAAGCGGGTAGACCTAGCAGAGAAGTTACAGAGAGATCACATTAGAG CTGTATCTACAACAGAAACAAAATGGTGGAGCGACTCATCAGACACTGacagtgatgaagagagagagaagaaacatgtctatctgtctggacGTTCTAGAGCCTTGGACAGAGAGGCAGCAGGCAGCAAAGACACTGGAATCACAAAGGACAAATATGAACTGGTCacg AAACCTgcagagaagaaaagagaagcTCTGCTGCTGGCCACTCTGGAGGAGCTGAGCACAGATGAGCTGAAGATATTTCAGCAGGAACTGACTCCAAGCAAACAGCTTCCACCTTACCTGACTGGCTTTCCTCCCATCCCAAAAACTCAACTGGTGAACAATGACAGACAGGTCATAGTGGATCAGATGCTGAAGAGGTACAGCCCTGAGGGAGTTGTGGAGATCACACTGAGGATCCTGAGGAGGATGAACCGGGAAGATATACCTCACAGTAGAG AAAACCACAAAGGTCGAGATGGACATTTCAACCATCTTAGGGAGCCAACCGGAGATGGCGAACAGTCTCAACGCCGAGGTATCTGTGAACACCCAGGAGAACACACAGGAGAAGACCCAGGAGAACACCCAGAAGACCACCCAGGAGACCACCCAGGAGACCACCCAGGAGAACACCCAGGAGAACACACAGGAGAACACCCAGGAGAACACCCAGGAGAACACCCAGAAGACCACCCAGGAGAACACACAGGAGAACACCCAGGAGACCACCCAGGAGAACACCCAGGAGAACACCCAGGAGAACACCCAGGAGAAGACCCAGGAGAACACCCAGGAGAACACCCAGAGGATTGA
- the LOC127918613 gene encoding uncharacterized protein LOC127918613 isoform X2 gives MDPSKEVAASEKERTPAGEESEELSSELPSTSSGMLTLSVEEHDLETKISMLEKKLGFMKKTLDIPALLLTGLEELTEEQLKTFQSYLTSGRMLGFPLIPESQLENTDRQDTVDQMVKRYDPEGAVRNTIWILREMDRHDVAEKLERDHTRATTWWRDSSDSDKWRRRKEGAVMRRRSMLDVPALLLTGLEELTEEQLKTFQFYLCHAQVSFTSGRMLGFPPIPERQLENTDRQVTVDQMVKRYDPEGAVRNTLRILRGMKRVDLAEKLQRDHIRAVSTTETKWWSDSSDTDSDEEREKKHVYLSGRSRALDREAAGSKDTGITKDKYELVTKPAEKKREALLLATLEELSTDELKIFQQELTPSKQLPPYLTGFPPIPKTQLVNNDRQVIVDQMLKRYSPEGVVEITLRILRRMNREDIPHSRAKKEMRTIKKLSRLGIVSRGKKIEEHCVPLTGRAPLFIKHKKTTKVEMDISTILGSQPEMANSLNAEVSVNTQENTQEKTQENTQKTTQETTQETTQENTQENTQENTQENTQENTQKTTQENTQENTQETTQENTQENTQENTQEKTQENTQENTQRIDDEELGRERDSPLLDHHHMSSPDEFTPDIHDQDNRGEYQF, from the exons gaggtaGCTGCCTCTGAGAAGGAAAGGACACCAGCaggggaggagagtgaagagCTGTCCAGCGAACTCCCCAGCACCTCTTCTGGAAT GTTGACCCTGTCTGTGGAGGAGCATGATCTGGAGACTAAAATCTCTATGCTGGAGAAGAAGCTGGGGTTCATGAAG AAAACATTGGATATTCCAGCTCTGCTGCTGACCGGTCTGGAGGAGCTCACTGAAGAACAGCTGAAGACATTTCAGTCTTACCTGACTAGTGGCAGGATGTTAGGCTTTCCTCTCATCCCAGAGAGCCAGCTGGAGaacactgacagacaggacacagtGGATCAGATGGTGAAGAGATACGACCCTGAGGGAGCTGTGAGGAACACAATCTGGATCCTGAGGGAGATGGACCGACATGATGTAGCAGAGAAGTTAGAGAGAGATCACACTAGAG CAACAACATGGTGGAGAGACTCATCAGACAGTGATAAatggagaaggaggaaggagggtgCAGTAATGAGG AGACGCTCCATGTTGGATGTTCCAGCTCTGCTGCTGACCGGTCTGGAGGAGCTCACTGAAGAACAGctgaagacatttcagttttacctgtgtcatgcacaagtgTCATTCACTAGTGGCAGGATGTTAGGCTTTCCTCCCATCCCAGAGAGACAGCTGGAGAACACTGACAGACAGGTCACAGTGGATCAGATGGTGAAGAGATACGACCCTGAGGGAGCTGTGAGGAACACACTGAGGATCCTGAGGGGGATGAAGCGGGTAGACCTAGCAGAGAAGTTACAGAGAGATCACATTAGAG CTGTATCTACAACAGAAACAAAATGGTGGAGCGACTCATCAGACACTGacagtgatgaagagagagagaagaaacatgtctatctgtctggacGTTCTAGAGCCTTGGACAGAGAGGCAGCAGGCAGCAAAGACACTGGAATCACAAAGGACAAATATGAACTGGTCacg AAACCTgcagagaagaaaagagaagcTCTGCTGCTGGCCACTCTGGAGGAGCTGAGCACAGATGAGCTGAAGATATTTCAGCAGGAACTGACTCCAAGCAAACAGCTTCCACCTTACCTGACTGGCTTTCCTCCCATCCCAAAAACTCAACTGGTGAACAATGACAGACAGGTCATAGTGGATCAGATGCTGAAGAGGTACAGCCCTGAGGGAGTTGTGGAGATCACACTGAGGATCCTGAGGAGGATGAACCGGGAAGATATACCTCACAGTAGAG CAAAGAAAGAAATGAGAACAATTAAGAAACTATCCAGGCTTGGTATAGTTTCTAGGGGCAAAAAGATTGAGGAGCATTGTGTCCCACTGACTGGCAGAGCCCCGTTGTTCATCAAACATAAG AAAACCACAAAGGTCGAGATGGACATTTCAACCATCTTAGGGAGCCAACCGGAGATGGCGAACAGTCTCAACGCCGAGGTATCTGTGAACACCCAGGAGAACACACAGGAGAAGACCCAGGAGAACACCCAGAAGACCACCCAGGAGACCACCCAGGAGACCACCCAGGAGAACACCCAGGAGAACACACAGGAGAACACCCAGGAGAACACCCAGGAGAACACCCAGAAGACCACCCAGGAGAACACACAGGAGAACACCCAGGAGACCACCCAGGAGAACACCCAGGAGAACACCCAGGAGAACACCCAGGAGAAGACCCAGGAGAACACCCAGGAGAACACCCAGAGGATTGATGATGAGGAGTTGGGAAGAGAAAGGG ATTCTCCTCTCCTGGATCACCATCACATG AGTTCTCCAGATGAATTTACACCTGATATCCACGATCAGGACAACAGGGGAGAGTACCA GTTCTAG
- the LOC127918613 gene encoding uncharacterized protein LOC127918613 isoform X1, with amino-acid sequence MDPSKEVAASEKERTPAGEESEELSSELPSTSSGMLTLSGEKRRGLDTVISRLEVELKVLKQAEFNIYKQSATLPSTSSRRLTLSVEEHDLETKISMLEKKLGFMKKTLDIPALLLTGLEELTEEQLKTFQSYLTSGRMLGFPLIPESQLENTDRQDTVDQMVKRYDPEGAVRNTIWILREMDRHDVAEKLERDHTRATTWWRDSSDSDKWRRRKEGAVMRRRSMLDVPALLLTGLEELTEEQLKTFQFYLCHAQVSFTSGRMLGFPPIPERQLENTDRQVTVDQMVKRYDPEGAVRNTLRILRGMKRVDLAEKLQRDHIRAVSTTETKWWSDSSDTDSDEEREKKHVYLSGRSRALDREAAGSKDTGITKDKYELVTKPAEKKREALLLATLEELSTDELKIFQQELTPSKQLPPYLTGFPPIPKTQLVNNDRQVIVDQMLKRYSPEGVVEITLRILRRMNREDIPHSRAKKEMRTIKKLSRLGIVSRGKKIEEHCVPLTGRAPLFIKHKKTTKVEMDISTILGSQPEMANSLNAEVSVNTQENTQEKTQENTQKTTQETTQETTQENTQENTQENTQENTQENTQKTTQENTQENTQETTQENTQENTQENTQEKTQENTQENTQRIDDEELGRERDSPLLDHHHMSSPDEFTPDIHDQDNRGEYQF; translated from the exons gaggtaGCTGCCTCTGAGAAGGAAAGGACACCAGCaggggaggagagtgaagagCTGTCCAGCGAACTCCCCAGCACCTCTTCTGGAAT GTTGACCCTGTCTGGAGAGAAGCGTCGTGGTCTGGATACTGTGATCTCTAGGCTGGAGGTGGAACTGAAGGTGCTGAAG caagcAGAGTTCAACATCTATAAGCAGTCTGCCACTCTCCCCAGCACCTCTTCTAGAAG GTTGACCCTGTCTGTGGAGGAGCATGATCTGGAGACTAAAATCTCTATGCTGGAGAAGAAGCTGGGGTTCATGAAG AAAACATTGGATATTCCAGCTCTGCTGCTGACCGGTCTGGAGGAGCTCACTGAAGAACAGCTGAAGACATTTCAGTCTTACCTGACTAGTGGCAGGATGTTAGGCTTTCCTCTCATCCCAGAGAGCCAGCTGGAGaacactgacagacaggacacagtGGATCAGATGGTGAAGAGATACGACCCTGAGGGAGCTGTGAGGAACACAATCTGGATCCTGAGGGAGATGGACCGACATGATGTAGCAGAGAAGTTAGAGAGAGATCACACTAGAG CAACAACATGGTGGAGAGACTCATCAGACAGTGATAAatggagaaggaggaaggagggtgCAGTAATGAGG AGACGCTCCATGTTGGATGTTCCAGCTCTGCTGCTGACCGGTCTGGAGGAGCTCACTGAAGAACAGctgaagacatttcagttttacctgtgtcatgcacaagtgTCATTCACTAGTGGCAGGATGTTAGGCTTTCCTCCCATCCCAGAGAGACAGCTGGAGAACACTGACAGACAGGTCACAGTGGATCAGATGGTGAAGAGATACGACCCTGAGGGAGCTGTGAGGAACACACTGAGGATCCTGAGGGGGATGAAGCGGGTAGACCTAGCAGAGAAGTTACAGAGAGATCACATTAGAG CTGTATCTACAACAGAAACAAAATGGTGGAGCGACTCATCAGACACTGacagtgatgaagagagagagaagaaacatgtctatctgtctggacGTTCTAGAGCCTTGGACAGAGAGGCAGCAGGCAGCAAAGACACTGGAATCACAAAGGACAAATATGAACTGGTCacg AAACCTgcagagaagaaaagagaagcTCTGCTGCTGGCCACTCTGGAGGAGCTGAGCACAGATGAGCTGAAGATATTTCAGCAGGAACTGACTCCAAGCAAACAGCTTCCACCTTACCTGACTGGCTTTCCTCCCATCCCAAAAACTCAACTGGTGAACAATGACAGACAGGTCATAGTGGATCAGATGCTGAAGAGGTACAGCCCTGAGGGAGTTGTGGAGATCACACTGAGGATCCTGAGGAGGATGAACCGGGAAGATATACCTCACAGTAGAG CAAAGAAAGAAATGAGAACAATTAAGAAACTATCCAGGCTTGGTATAGTTTCTAGGGGCAAAAAGATTGAGGAGCATTGTGTCCCACTGACTGGCAGAGCCCCGTTGTTCATCAAACATAAG AAAACCACAAAGGTCGAGATGGACATTTCAACCATCTTAGGGAGCCAACCGGAGATGGCGAACAGTCTCAACGCCGAGGTATCTGTGAACACCCAGGAGAACACACAGGAGAAGACCCAGGAGAACACCCAGAAGACCACCCAGGAGACCACCCAGGAGACCACCCAGGAGAACACCCAGGAGAACACACAGGAGAACACCCAGGAGAACACCCAGGAGAACACCCAGAAGACCACCCAGGAGAACACACAGGAGAACACCCAGGAGACCACCCAGGAGAACACCCAGGAGAACACCCAGGAGAACACCCAGGAGAAGACCCAGGAGAACACCCAGGAGAACACCCAGAGGATTGATGATGAGGAGTTGGGAAGAGAAAGGG ATTCTCCTCTCCTGGATCACCATCACATG AGTTCTCCAGATGAATTTACACCTGATATCCACGATCAGGACAACAGGGGAGAGTACCA GTTCTAG